The following coding sequences lie in one Pseudomonas sp. SL4(2022) genomic window:
- the ureA gene encoding urease subunit gamma, with protein sequence MDLTPREKDKLLIFTAGLVAERRLARGLKLNYPEAMAYISAALLEGARDGQTVAELMHFGTTLLSRDQVMEGIPEMIPEIQVEATFPDGTKLVTVHQPIV encoded by the coding sequence ATGGACCTGACACCGAGAGAAAAAGACAAACTGCTGATCTTCACCGCCGGCCTGGTGGCTGAACGCCGCTTGGCCCGGGGCCTCAAACTCAACTACCCGGAAGCCATGGCCTATATCTCCGCCGCGCTGCTGGAAGGCGCGCGTGACGGCCAGACCGTGGCCGAGCTGATGCACTTCGGCACCACCCTGCTGAGCCGCGACCAAGTGATGGAAGGCATCCCGGAAATGATTCCGGAGATTCAGGTCGAGGCCACCTTTCCGGATGGCACCAAGCTGGTCACCGTCCACCAGCCGATTGTTTAA
- a CDS encoding urease accessory protein UreD, translating into MNAPAAVFTPSWHAELELGYGRDGDRTRPTLRRHKGPLRVQKHLYAEGPEVCQHIIVHPPGGIAGGDRLDISATVGTNAWAQLTSPGAAKWYRAAGPAYQSLKLRVDAGATLEWLPQETIVYAAAQAELITEIDLFGDAKLLYWDIVALGRPASGERFDAGHFQAQLNIRRDGQLLWHERQRVAGGDGLLDSPIGLAGKPVFATLLISGEIDSDLLEHCRNLSTPVRGDLTQLPGLLVARCLADEALHARAWLIALWQLLRPALLGRTAVPPRIWST; encoded by the coding sequence ATGAACGCCCCCGCCGCCGTCTTCACCCCCAGCTGGCACGCCGAGCTGGAGCTGGGCTATGGCCGCGATGGCGACCGCACGCGGCCGACCTTGCGCCGGCATAAAGGCCCGCTGCGGGTGCAGAAGCACCTGTACGCCGAAGGGCCCGAGGTGTGCCAACACATCATCGTCCACCCGCCCGGCGGCATTGCCGGTGGCGATCGCCTGGATATCTCGGCCACGGTCGGCACCAACGCCTGGGCGCAACTGACCAGCCCCGGTGCAGCCAAGTGGTACCGCGCCGCTGGCCCGGCTTATCAGAGCCTGAAACTGCGCGTGGATGCCGGTGCCACCCTGGAATGGCTGCCGCAGGAAACCATCGTCTACGCCGCTGCTCAGGCGGAACTGATCACCGAGATCGACCTGTTCGGCGATGCCAAGCTGCTCTACTGGGACATCGTTGCCCTCGGTCGCCCTGCCAGTGGCGAACGCTTCGACGCCGGTCACTTCCAGGCCCAGCTGAATATCCGCCGCGACGGCCAGCTGCTCTGGCACGAACGCCAGCGCGTGGCCGGTGGCGATGGCCTGCTCGACTCGCCCATCGGCCTGGCGGGCAAACCGGTGTTCGCCACCCTGCTGATATCCGGTGAAATCGACAGCGACCTGCTGGAGCACTGCCGCAACCTGAGCACACCGGTGCGCGGCGACCTGACCCAATTACCCGGCCTGCTGGTGGCCCGCTGCCTGGCCGACGAAGCCCTGCACGCGCGCGCCTGGCTGATCGCCCTCTGGCAGCTGTTGCGCCCGGCCCTGCTCGGCCGCACGGCCGTGCCCCCACGTATCTGGAGTACCTGA
- the urtE gene encoding urea ABC transporter ATP-binding subunit UrtE, with protein sequence MLQVEQLHQYYGGSHILRGLSFEVKVGEVTCLLGRNGVGKTTLLKCLMGLIPAKEGAVKWEGQPITAFKPHQRVQAGIAYVPQGREIFGRLTVEENLLMGLSRFPGSDAKAVPEFIYELFPVLREMKHRRGGDLSGGQQQQLAIGRALASQPRLLILDEPTEGIQPSVIKEIGVVIKKLAERGDMAILLVEQFYDFAAELADQYLVMSRGEIVQQGRGETMEADGVRGQVAI encoded by the coding sequence ATGCTGCAAGTTGAGCAACTGCATCAGTACTACGGTGGCAGCCATATCCTCCGAGGCCTGTCGTTCGAGGTGAAGGTCGGCGAAGTCACCTGCCTGCTCGGCCGTAACGGCGTGGGCAAGACCACCCTGCTGAAATGCCTGATGGGCCTGATCCCGGCCAAAGAAGGCGCGGTGAAGTGGGAAGGCCAGCCCATCACCGCCTTCAAGCCGCACCAGCGCGTGCAAGCCGGCATTGCCTATGTGCCCCAGGGCCGGGAAATTTTCGGCCGCCTGACCGTGGAAGAAAACCTGCTCATGGGCCTGTCACGTTTTCCCGGCAGCGACGCCAAGGCAGTGCCGGAATTTATCTATGAGCTGTTCCCCGTGCTGCGTGAGATGAAACATCGCCGTGGCGGCGACCTTTCCGGCGGCCAGCAGCAACAGCTGGCCATCGGCCGCGCCCTGGCCAGCCAGCCGCGCCTGCTGATCCTCGATGAGCCCACCGAAGGCATCCAGCCCTCAGTGATCAAGGAGATCGGCGTGGTGATCAAAAAGCTCGCGGAACGCGGCGACATGGCCATCCTGCTGGTCGAGCAGTTCTATGACTTTGCCGCCGAGCTGGCCGATCAGTACCTGGTGATGAGCCGTGGCGAAATCGTCCAGCAGGGCCGTGGCGAAACCATGGAAGCCGATGGCGTGCGCGGACAGGTCGCAATCTGA
- the urtD gene encoding urea ABC transporter ATP-binding protein UrtD, whose amino-acid sequence MRATPVPEFMLEPAYDPSGSGRDPIGASALATKGLNVRHGTILTLEDINVSFDGFKALTNLTLYIGVGELRCIIGPNGAGKTTMMDVITGKTRPDNGVAYFGETLDLTQMSEVQIAQSGIGRKFQKPTVFEALSVFENLELAQKTNKSVWASLRAKLTGEQRDRIDEALQTIKLDSSRSRPAGLLSHGQKQFLEIGMLLVQDPQLLLLDEPVAGMTDAETEFTAELFKSLARKHSLMVVEHDMGFVGSIADHVTVLHQGSVLAEGSLEQVQNDERVIEVYLGR is encoded by the coding sequence ATGCGTGCCACTCCAGTCCCCGAATTTATGCTCGAACCCGCCTATGACCCGTCCGGCAGCGGCCGTGACCCAATCGGTGCCAGCGCCCTGGCCACCAAGGGTCTGAATGTGCGCCACGGCACCATCCTGACGCTGGAAGACATCAACGTCAGTTTCGATGGTTTCAAGGCGCTGACCAACCTGACGCTGTACATCGGCGTCGGTGAACTGCGCTGCATCATCGGCCCCAACGGTGCCGGCAAGACCACCATGATGGACGTGATCACCGGCAAGACCCGCCCGGACAACGGCGTCGCCTACTTCGGCGAAACCCTCGACCTGACCCAGATGAGCGAGGTGCAAATCGCTCAGTCCGGCATCGGCCGCAAGTTCCAGAAGCCGACCGTCTTCGAAGCGCTGAGCGTGTTCGAAAACCTCGAACTGGCGCAGAAGACCAACAAATCGGTGTGGGCCAGCCTGCGCGCCAAACTGACCGGCGAGCAGCGTGATCGTATTGATGAAGCGCTGCAGACGATCAAACTCGACAGCTCACGCTCACGCCCCGCCGGGCTGTTGTCGCACGGCCAGAAGCAGTTCCTGGAGATCGGCATGCTGCTGGTGCAAGACCCGCAACTGCTGCTGCTCGATGAGCCGGTGGCGGGCATGACCGACGCCGAAACCGAGTTCACCGCCGAACTGTTCAAGTCACTGGCACGCAAGCATTCGCTGATGGTGGTCGAGCACGACATGGGCTTCGTCGGCTCCATCGCCGACCACGTCACCGTGCTGCACCAAGGCAGCGTATTGGCCGAAGGCTCGCTGGAACAGGTGCAGAACGATGAGCGGGTGATTGAGGTGTACCTCGGCCGCTAA
- the urtC gene encoding urea ABC transporter permease subunit UrtC has translation MTMPLNQTLLARASAKLGPQASMAIGLLVLAVLLAMPLLHLLPADNALHVSAYTLTLVGKILCYCIVALALDLVWGYAGLLSLGHGLFFALGGYAMGMYLMREAAGDGLPAFMSFLAWTELPWYWYGTDSFLWALCLVVLAPGLLALVFGFFAFRSRIKGVYFSIMTQALTFAGMLLFFRNETGFGGNNGFTNFRTILGFDITAAHTRAALFFATVVLLVASLYLGWRLARSKFGRVLTALRDAENRLMFCGYDPRGYKLFIWVLSAVLCGLAGALYVPQVGIINPSEMSPTNSIEAAVWVALGGRGTLIGPLLGAGLVNGMKSWFTVAFPEYWLFALGFLFIVVTLFLPKGVIGLLRKKGEQ, from the coding sequence ATGACTATGCCCCTGAATCAAACGTTATTAGCCCGCGCCAGCGCCAAGCTTGGCCCGCAAGCGTCCATGGCCATCGGCCTGCTGGTACTGGCCGTATTGCTCGCCATGCCGCTGCTGCACCTGCTGCCCGCGGACAACGCCCTGCATGTGTCGGCCTACACCCTGACCCTGGTCGGCAAAATCCTCTGCTATTGCATCGTCGCCCTGGCGCTCGACTTGGTCTGGGGGTATGCCGGGCTGTTGTCGCTCGGCCACGGCCTGTTCTTTGCCCTCGGCGGTTACGCCATGGGCATGTACCTGATGCGCGAAGCAGCGGGTGACGGCCTGCCGGCGTTTATGAGCTTCCTCGCCTGGACCGAGCTGCCTTGGTATTGGTACGGCACCGACAGCTTCCTCTGGGCCCTGTGCCTGGTGGTGCTGGCCCCCGGTTTGCTCGCGCTGGTGTTCGGCTTCTTCGCCTTCCGCTCGCGGATCAAGGGCGTGTACTTCTCAATCATGACCCAGGCGCTGACCTTCGCTGGCATGTTGCTGTTCTTCCGCAACGAAACCGGCTTTGGCGGCAACAACGGTTTTACCAACTTCCGCACCATTCTCGGTTTCGACATCACCGCCGCGCACACCCGCGCGGCGCTGTTCTTCGCCACCGTGGTGCTGCTGGTGGCCAGCCTGTACCTGGGCTGGCGACTGGCGCGCAGCAAGTTCGGCCGCGTGCTCACCGCGCTACGCGATGCAGAAAACCGCCTGATGTTCTGCGGCTACGACCCGCGCGGCTACAAGCTGTTTATCTGGGTGCTCAGCGCCGTGCTCTGTGGTCTTGCGGGTGCGCTGTATGTGCCGCAAGTGGGCATCATCAACCCCAGCGAAATGTCGCCGACCAACTCCATCGAAGCGGCCGTGTGGGTCGCCCTCGGTGGGCGCGGCACGCTGATCGGTCCGCTGCTCGGTGCCGGCTTGGTCAACGGCATGAAGAGCTGGTTCACCGTAGCCTTCCCCGAGTACTGGCTGTTCGCCCTGGGCTTTCTGTTTATCGTCGTGACGCTGTTCCTGCCCAAAGGCGTGATCGGCTTGTTACGCAAGAAAGGAGAGCAATGA
- the urtB gene encoding urea ABC transporter permease subunit UrtB has product MPTAVTRILLSLLLLLPLAAHAGDAQDFVAANPAKQASLLERWSAAPDAARLPLIEALQQGRVAADSAKNAFIERDGAYQSAEGDVQPVETPKKLRLNNRLRGLTATALASHQLLVDDPALRLAAAQQLQKSAKPAQLQLLNAQVASETDDAVRDALTLALANLQLVDSDLAVRLAAVRLLGETGDPLARTRLEALLDPAVESDPTVRTAAETSLAQVKRKLLIGEMLGQAFSGLSLGSILLLAALGLAITFGLLGVINMAHGEMLMLGAYSTYMVQVLFQRFAPEALALYPLVALPVAFFVTAAIGMALERTVIRHLYGRPLETLLATWGISLILIQLVRVIFGAQNVEVANPAWLSGGIQVLPNLVLPYNRIVIIGFALFVVVLTWLLLNKTRLGLNVRAVTQNRNMAACCGVPTGRVDMLAFGLGSGIAGLGGVALSQIGNVGPDLGQSYIIDSFLVVVLGGVGQLAGSVMAAFGLGIANKILEPQIGAVLGKILILALIILFIQKRPQGLFALKGRVID; this is encoded by the coding sequence ATGCCCACTGCCGTTACCCGAATTCTGCTGAGCCTGCTGTTGCTGCTGCCACTGGCCGCGCACGCCGGTGATGCCCAGGACTTTGTCGCCGCCAACCCCGCCAAGCAGGCCAGCCTGCTGGAGCGCTGGTCCGCCGCGCCCGATGCCGCGCGCCTGCCGCTGATCGAAGCCCTGCAACAGGGCCGCGTCGCTGCTGACAGCGCGAAAAACGCCTTTATTGAAAGAGATGGCGCGTATCAGTCTGCTGAAGGCGACGTGCAGCCTGTCGAAACACCCAAAAAGCTGCGCCTGAATAACCGCCTGCGCGGGCTGACCGCCACCGCACTGGCCAGCCACCAGCTGCTGGTTGATGACCCGGCGCTGCGCCTGGCCGCCGCCCAGCAACTGCAGAAGAGCGCCAAGCCGGCGCAGCTGCAACTGCTTAACGCCCAGGTCGCCAGCGAAACCGACGATGCCGTGCGCGATGCCCTGACCCTGGCCCTGGCCAACCTGCAACTGGTAGACAGCGACCTCGCCGTGCGTCTGGCCGCCGTGCGCCTGCTCGGTGAAACCGGCGACCCGCTGGCCCGTACCCGCCTGGAAGCCCTGCTCGACCCCGCCGTGGAAAGCGACCCGACGGTACGCACCGCCGCGGAAACCAGCCTGGCCCAGGTCAAACGCAAACTGCTGATTGGCGAGATGCTGGGTCAGGCCTTCAGCGGCCTGTCGCTGGGTTCGATCCTGCTGCTGGCCGCACTGGGTCTGGCCATCACCTTCGGCCTGCTCGGCGTGATCAACATGGCCCACGGCGAAATGCTGATGCTCGGGGCCTACTCCACCTACATGGTGCAGGTGCTGTTCCAGCGCTTCGCCCCGGAAGCCCTGGCGCTCTACCCGTTGGTGGCGCTGCCGGTGGCGTTCTTCGTCACCGCCGCCATCGGCATGGCGCTGGAACGCACGGTGATTCGCCACCTTTACGGCCGCCCGCTGGAAACCCTGCTCGCCACGTGGGGCATCAGCCTGATTCTGATCCAGCTGGTGCGGGTGATCTTCGGTGCGCAAAACGTTGAAGTGGCCAACCCCGCCTGGCTGTCCGGGGGCATCCAAGTGCTGCCGAATCTGGTGCTGCCGTACAACCGCATCGTGATCATCGGCTTCGCCCTGTTTGTGGTGGTGCTGACCTGGCTGCTGCTGAACAAGACCCGCCTCGGCCTTAACGTCCGCGCCGTAACCCAGAACCGCAATATGGCTGCCTGCTGCGGCGTGCCGACCGGCCGGGTAGACATGCTGGCGTTCGGCTTGGGCTCCGGTATCGCCGGCCTCGGCGGCGTGGCCCTGAGCCAGATCGGCAACGTCGGCCCGGACCTCGGCCAAAGCTACATCATCGACTCCTTCCTGGTGGTGGTGCTCGGCGGTGTCGGTCAGCTGGCCGGTAGCGTGATGGCCGCCTTCGGCTTGGGTATCGCCAACAAGATTCTCGAACCACAGATCGGTGCCGTGCTCGGCAAGATCCTTATCCTCGCGCTGATCATTCTGTTTATTCAGAAACGCCCGCAAGGTCTGTTTGCTTTGAAAGGACGGGTGATCGACTGA
- the urtA gene encoding urea ABC transporter substrate-binding protein has translation MQRRNLIKAFTLTASIAAMGMTWTVQAAETIKVGILHSLSGTMAISETSLKDMALMTIDEINAKGGVNGKQLEAVVVDPASNWPLFAEKGRQLLTQDKVDVVFGCWTSVSRKSVLPVFEELNGLLFYPVQYEGEELSPNVFYTGAAPNQQAIPAVEYLMSEDGGAAKRYFLLGTDYVYPRTTNKILRAFLISKGVAEKDIEEVYTPFGHSDYQTIVANIKKFSAGGKTAVISTVNGDSNVPFYKELANQGLEATDVPVVAFSVGEEELRGIDTKPLIGHLAAWNYFQSVENPVNTEFVAKWKAYAKAKNLPGADKAVTNDPMEATYVGINMWAQAVEKAGTTEVDKVREALYGQTFAAPSGYTLTMDKTNHHLHKPVMIGEIQDDGQFSVVWETSSPVRAQPWSPYIEGNDKKPDYAVKSN, from the coding sequence ATGCAACGTCGCAACCTGATCAAGGCCTTTACCCTCACCGCGTCCATCGCCGCCATGGGCATGACCTGGACCGTGCAAGCCGCCGAGACCATCAAAGTCGGCATCCTGCACTCGCTGTCCGGCACCATGGCCATTTCGGAAACGTCGCTGAAAGACATGGCGCTGATGACCATCGACGAGATCAACGCCAAGGGCGGCGTGAACGGCAAACAACTGGAAGCCGTAGTCGTTGACCCGGCCTCCAACTGGCCGCTGTTCGCCGAGAAAGGCCGCCAGCTGTTGACCCAGGACAAGGTCGACGTGGTGTTCGGCTGCTGGACCTCGGTGTCGCGTAAATCCGTGCTGCCGGTCTTTGAAGAGCTCAACGGCCTGCTGTTCTACCCCGTGCAATACGAAGGCGAAGAGCTTTCCCCGAATGTGTTCTACACCGGTGCCGCGCCAAACCAGCAGGCTATTCCAGCGGTCGAGTACCTGATGAGCGAAGACGGCGGTGCCGCCAAGCGCTACTTCCTGCTCGGCACCGACTACGTCTACCCGCGCACCACCAACAAGATCTTGCGCGCCTTCCTGATCAGCAAGGGCGTGGCTGAAAAAGACATCGAAGAGGTCTACACCCCGTTCGGTCATAGCGATTATCAAACCATCGTTGCCAACATCAAGAAGTTCTCCGCGGGTGGTAAAACTGCGGTGATCTCCACCGTCAACGGCGACTCCAACGTGCCGTTCTACAAGGAACTGGCCAACCAGGGCCTGGAAGCCACCGACGTTCCAGTCGTGGCCTTCTCCGTGGGTGAGGAAGAACTGCGCGGCATCGACACCAAGCCACTGATTGGCCACCTGGCCGCATGGAACTACTTCCAGTCGGTAGAGAACCCGGTCAACACCGAGTTTGTCGCCAAGTGGAAGGCCTACGCCAAAGCCAAGAACCTGCCAGGCGCTGACAAGGCCGTGACCAACGACCCAATGGAAGCCACCTACGTCGGCATCAATATGTGGGCGCAAGCGGTCGAGAAAGCTGGCACCACCGAGGTCGACAAGGTCCGTGAAGCGCTCTATGGCCAGACCTTCGCTGCACCCAGCGGCTACACCCTGACCATGGACAAGACCAACCACCACCTGCACAAGCCCGTGATGATCGGTGAAATCCAGGACGACGGGCAGTTCTCCGTGGTGTGGGAAACCAGCAGCCCGGTCCGCGCCCAGCCGTGGAGTCCGTATATCGAAGGCAATGACAAGAAGCCGGATTACGCGGTCAAGTCAAACTAA
- a CDS encoding GntR family transcriptional regulator, with protein sequence MQLSDAASSGNERPDNLAERIYQQLKDDIFEFRLLPGDRFSEGEIAERVAASRTPVRQALYRLQREGYLKVYFRSGWQVMPFDFAHFEELYEVRIVLELEAVRRLCERPQDEHSDALVQLQRTWLVQPEQRLQDGREVSRLDERFHCQLLVAAGNREMARLHAEVSEKIRIIRRLDFTQSPRVAATYDEHGEILAAILSRRCEEAQLLLKTHIEVSKAEVRKITLHMLHSARQRTMPAPEVKT encoded by the coding sequence ATGCAACTGAGCGACGCCGCCAGCAGCGGCAATGAACGCCCGGACAACCTCGCCGAACGCATCTACCAGCAGCTCAAAGACGACATCTTCGAGTTCCGCCTGCTGCCCGGTGATCGCTTCTCCGAAGGCGAGATCGCCGAGCGCGTGGCCGCCAGCCGCACCCCGGTGCGCCAGGCGCTGTACCGCCTGCAGCGCGAAGGCTACCTAAAGGTGTATTTCCGCAGTGGCTGGCAGGTGATGCCGTTCGACTTCGCGCATTTCGAGGAGCTGTACGAGGTGCGCATCGTCCTCGAACTGGAGGCCGTACGGCGGTTGTGCGAACGCCCCCAAGACGAGCACAGCGACGCACTGGTGCAACTGCAACGCACCTGGCTGGTGCAACCCGAGCAGCGCTTACAGGACGGCCGCGAAGTCTCGCGCCTGGATGAGCGCTTTCACTGCCAGTTGCTGGTAGCCGCCGGCAACCGCGAGATGGCCCGCCTACACGCCGAGGTGAGCGAGAAGATCCGCATTATCAGGCGCTTGGACTTCACCCAGAGCCCGCGCGTGGCGGCCACTTATGACGAACATGGCGAAATTCTCGCGGCAATTTTGTCGCGGCGATGCGAAGAGGCACAGCTATTGCTCAAGACCCATATAGAGGTCAGCAAGGCCGAAGTGCGCAAGATCACCCTGCACATGCTGCACAGCGCGCGTCAGCGCACCATGCCGGCACCAGAGGTGAAGACCTGA